In the Candidatus Electrothrix sp. GW3-4 genome, one interval contains:
- a CDS encoding replication-associated recombination protein A has product MNKSKKMESHNSTPLAERMRPVSLDNFSGQQHLVGKGKLLHELIHNSTIPSLLLWGPPGSGKTTLASIVAHTMQADFIFFSAVLSGVKELRKIVQETRERKKEEERQTILFVDEIHRFNKSQQDALLPHVESGLLTLIGATTENPSFEVIAPLLSRCQMLLLHPLAVEDIICILMRALEDENTGLGAYGLQMEKEVAEMIAQAADGDCRRALNYLETAALLIIKDENDTPRTITRETILEVVQGQTLRYDRAGEEHYNLISALHKSLRDSDPDGACYWLGRMLVSGEDPLYIARRLIRFASEDIGVSDPRALEVAISCRKAYDMLGSPEGDLALYQATVYLATAPKSNALYLTEKKIKEEIRRSGTLSVPLHLRNAPTGLMKKIGYGKGYQYAHDAKDGLVVQEHLPEQLAGRRFYQPTERGFEAVIHDRLTKWRKILQQRAVQHRKKKTQKRADSTKGEVIRLLMNFSSPTGVPIAT; this is encoded by the coding sequence ATGAATAAAAGCAAGAAGATGGAAAGCCATAATTCGACACCGCTAGCCGAGCGCATGCGACCGGTTTCACTGGATAATTTCTCAGGACAACAACACCTTGTCGGCAAGGGGAAGCTACTCCATGAATTAATCCATAACAGCACCATCCCCTCCTTGCTTCTCTGGGGGCCTCCAGGCTCAGGAAAAACCACCTTGGCCTCTATTGTAGCCCATACCATGCAGGCAGATTTTATATTTTTTTCCGCAGTGTTATCTGGGGTAAAAGAACTTAGGAAGATTGTCCAGGAGACGCGAGAAAGAAAGAAAGAGGAAGAAAGGCAAACCATCCTTTTTGTCGATGAGATTCATCGCTTTAACAAGAGCCAACAGGATGCCTTATTGCCCCATGTGGAAAGCGGTCTCCTGACCTTGATCGGTGCGACAACGGAAAATCCCTCTTTTGAGGTCATAGCTCCCCTGCTCTCTCGCTGCCAGATGCTGCTCTTGCACCCCCTTGCCGTGGAAGACATCATCTGCATCCTCATGCGGGCCCTGGAGGATGAAAACACCGGCCTGGGTGCTTATGGTCTTCAGATGGAAAAAGAGGTTGCCGAGATGATCGCCCAAGCCGCTGATGGTGACTGTCGACGGGCCCTCAACTATCTTGAAACCGCAGCACTCCTTATCATCAAAGACGAGAATGATACACCACGGACTATCACTCGTGAAACCATTCTTGAGGTGGTACAGGGACAGACACTTCGTTATGATCGGGCAGGAGAAGAGCATTACAACCTGATATCAGCCCTCCATAAAAGCCTGCGCGACAGTGATCCAGATGGCGCCTGCTATTGGTTAGGGCGAATGCTGGTCAGCGGCGAAGACCCGCTCTATATTGCCCGCCGCCTGATTCGTTTTGCCAGTGAGGACATCGGTGTCAGCGATCCAAGGGCCCTGGAAGTAGCAATAAGTTGCCGTAAGGCCTATGATATGCTCGGTTCACCTGAGGGAGATCTGGCCTTATACCAGGCCACGGTCTATCTTGCGACGGCTCCAAAAAGCAATGCCTTGTATTTAACGGAAAAAAAGATTAAAGAAGAAATACGTCGCTCCGGCACATTATCTGTGCCCCTCCACCTGCGGAATGCGCCCACAGGACTCATGAAGAAAATCGGGTACGGGAAGGGATACCAATACGCTCATGACGCTAAGGATGGCCTCGTCGTTCAGGAACATCTACCGGAACAGCTTGCAGGAAGACGTTTTTATCAGCCCACGGAGAGAGGATTTGAAGCTGTTATTCATGATCGTTTGACGAAATGGCGAAAGATCCTTCAACAACGGGCAGTACAACATCGAAAGAAGAAGACTCAAAAAAGGGCTGACTCTACCAAGGGCGAGGTTATTCGTTTGCTGATGAACTTTTCCTCACCAACAGGAGTCCCCATAGCAACCTAA
- a CDS encoding adenylate/guanylate cyclase domain-containing protein: MLPDILLIAEDPELCQQVTDILHEYDVDWCFAYEALNICIHQPVRVVLVVQELPGASGIELFDSLRASRPGLLGFLIVDRTSAGSLCPAAMESGFAGLFSPPLDPDQVRERVAKAMESAALREENARLRALLPLYGLGEHFMSSTSQHDVLESLLNVIGDQTAADSLSVMLYDANEGVLRIAASRGIPEEMIDQIKIKPGDKIAGRVFQERTPVILNQETQNDSRFADLLKRPEIVSAVSFPMIVRDKILGVLNVSYTDGDIRFADSDIEILGIFSTQAALAIENVYAFESVAQEARLQALLEQYVAPEVAEVLLASDADLTTGLGEVKEATVLFADIRNFTGMVQEIPLAVLRDFLNEFFQLFTETIFEYRGTVDKFMGDAVLAIFGALIELDHPSFTAIETALAIRERFADLKADWQARDPFFTTIDLGFAVTRGEMFLGNVGSARRLDYTVIGTEVNIAQRLASKATSSRIYITDKVLEDLKRKQLDKKVRVKDVGKMVLKGVQYSVQTFSVLGLEKGKNNHR; the protein is encoded by the coding sequence ATGCTGCCGGATATCCTGTTGATTGCGGAGGATCCCGAACTTTGTCAACAGGTGACTGATATCTTACATGAATATGATGTAGATTGGTGCTTCGCGTATGAGGCCTTAAACATCTGTATTCATCAACCGGTCAGGGTCGTTTTGGTTGTTCAGGAGCTGCCAGGGGCAAGCGGGATAGAACTATTTGATAGCCTGCGTGCATCTCGGCCTGGTCTGCTCGGTTTTTTGATAGTGGATAGAACATCTGCTGGTAGCCTTTGCCCGGCAGCGATGGAGAGCGGTTTTGCCGGGCTGTTTTCCCCTCCCCTTGACCCAGACCAAGTACGGGAAAGGGTTGCCAAGGCCATGGAATCCGCTGCCCTGCGGGAAGAGAATGCCCGTCTTCGCGCCCTGCTTCCTCTCTATGGGCTGGGAGAACATTTCATGTCCTCCACCAGCCAACACGATGTCCTGGAAAGCCTGCTCAATGTTATTGGCGATCAGACAGCTGCGGACAGCCTGTCGGTGATGCTATACGATGCGAATGAAGGCGTTCTGCGTATCGCCGCTTCTCGAGGGATTCCTGAGGAGATGATCGATCAGATCAAGATAAAACCTGGTGATAAGATTGCAGGTCGTGTTTTCCAGGAACGCACGCCGGTCATCTTGAATCAGGAAACCCAGAATGACTCCAGGTTTGCTGACCTGCTGAAAAGACCAGAGATCGTTTCAGCTGTTTCCTTTCCCATGATCGTCCGAGATAAGATTTTGGGCGTCCTCAATGTCAGTTATACTGATGGTGATATTCGCTTTGCTGACTCTGATATTGAAATCCTCGGTATCTTCAGTACCCAGGCCGCGTTAGCTATAGAAAACGTATATGCCTTTGAATCGGTAGCCCAGGAAGCCAGACTGCAGGCACTTCTGGAGCAATATGTTGCCCCTGAGGTTGCAGAAGTGCTGCTGGCCAGTGATGCCGATCTCACCACCGGTCTTGGTGAAGTCAAGGAGGCAACCGTCCTTTTTGCCGATATCCGAAATTTCACAGGGATGGTGCAGGAGATTCCCTTAGCTGTCCTGCGCGATTTTCTCAACGAGTTTTTTCAACTCTTTACCGAGACGATTTTTGAATACCGGGGCACGGTGGATAAATTTATGGGCGATGCTGTCTTGGCAATCTTTGGTGCCCTTATAGAGCTCGACCACCCCTCTTTTACCGCTATAGAGACCGCCCTTGCTATCCGAGAGCGTTTTGCTGACCTAAAAGCAGACTGGCAGGCCAGGGATCCTTTTTTTACTACCATTGATCTCGGCTTTGCTGTGACCCGGGGAGAGATGTTTCTTGGTAATGTGGGCTCGGCCAGACGCCTGGATTACACGGTCATTGGAACCGAGGTAAATATTGCGCAGCGCCTGGCCTCAAAAGCGACTTCCTCCAGGATCTATATCACCGATAAGGTCCTTGAGGATCTGAAGCGAAAGCAGCTTGATAAGAAGGTTCGGGTAAAAGATGTGGGCAAGATGGTTTTGAAAGGGGTACAATACTCAGTCCAGACATTCAGTGTCCTGGGGTTAGAGAAAGGAAAAAACAACCATAGGTAA
- a CDS encoding HAD hydrolase family protein codes for MDKVSENNCTYSDCGLTQSLRERAMKREQPILRSNAWRAAMMRAKKVEVLLLDVDGVLTDGTLFYAGASEEIKGFNTLDGFGLRLLRDAGIAVGLITARSSEAVARRAKELKLEHVYTDCRNKRDAYAALLAQQGWQPEQTAYMGDDWLDLPVLMQVGCSFAPANAAAEVCRQVDYVTERNGGHGAVREACELLLEAKGLLSQLLNRYMQVT; via the coding sequence ATGGATAAGGTGTCAGAGAACAACTGTACATACTCTGATTGTGGTCTGACCCAGTCCCTGCGTGAACGGGCTATGAAGCGAGAGCAGCCTATTTTGCGCAGCAACGCTTGGCGGGCTGCCATGATGCGGGCAAAAAAGGTTGAAGTGCTCTTGTTGGATGTTGACGGTGTCCTGACCGATGGCACCCTTTTCTACGCAGGAGCATCTGAAGAGATAAAGGGGTTTAATACCTTGGATGGTTTCGGCCTGCGCCTCCTTCGCGATGCCGGGATTGCGGTGGGGCTCATCACCGCTCGCAGCTCTGAAGCCGTTGCCAGAAGGGCCAAGGAACTCAAGTTGGAGCATGTGTATACTGACTGCCGCAACAAGCGAGATGCCTATGCTGCTCTTCTTGCACAACAGGGCTGGCAGCCAGAACAGACAGCCTATATGGGCGATGATTGGCTCGACCTTCCTGTCTTAATGCAGGTCGGATGTAGCTTTGCCCCGGCCAATGCAGCTGCGGAGGTCTGCCGCCAAGTTGATTATGTCACGGAAAGGAATGGAGGGCATGGCGCTGTTCGTGAGGCCTGTGAACTGCTCCTGGAGGCCAAGGGGCTGCTTTCTCAGCTGCTGAACAGATACATGCAAGTAACCTGA
- the lptC gene encoding LPS export ABC transporter periplasmic protein LptC — translation MMGSYRNLLWVIPVGIIATSPLWKGAAAQFLKPRGGYDEVAERAYQEQSQDFVMDDVLITFTTEGVQTWTIKAKQAQTGETDREIHMIDVDALYHKKDESSISITSKNGKYHMDDQHLTLIDDVVIIKPLQYEEMYSDLLHYYDTTKMLISPGDVEIKGPKFNLKAGRMDYDVSTGGYDFNNRVEVVL, via the coding sequence ATGATGGGAAGTTATCGAAATCTTCTCTGGGTCATCCCTGTCGGCATTATTGCCACCAGTCCTTTGTGGAAGGGGGCTGCTGCCCAATTTCTCAAGCCGAGGGGGGGCTACGATGAGGTTGCCGAGCGAGCCTATCAGGAGCAGTCGCAGGATTTCGTGATGGACGATGTGCTCATTACCTTTACCACTGAAGGCGTCCAGACCTGGACTATTAAGGCCAAACAGGCCCAGACCGGTGAAACTGATCGGGAAATCCATATGATTGATGTTGATGCCCTGTATCACAAAAAGGACGAATCATCCATCAGCATAACCAGCAAGAACGGAAAATACCACATGGATGATCAGCATCTTACCTTGATTGATGATGTTGTGATTATCAAGCCCCTTCAGTATGAAGAGATGTACTCTGACCTGCTTCATTATTATGACACCACGAAGATGCTGATCAGTCCAGGAGATGTTGAGATCAAGGGGCCGAAATTCAATCTCAAGGCCGGGAGAATGGATTATGACGTCTCGACTGGTGGCTATGATTTCAATAATCGGGTCGAGGTGGTGCTGTAG